One window of the bacterium genome contains the following:
- the tsaB gene encoding tRNA (adenosine(37)-N6)-threonylcarbamoyltransferase complex dimerization subunit type 1 TsaB: MRPYLAIETSTATGSVAVGRGERVLAEVTLGVQARHSEAVLPAVDFALRSAGLTPRDLAGVVVGGGPGSFTGVRLAAALAKGLVRALGVPLYAYSGLAALAASVGAGERPVCAVFDARRGEVYAACYRFPEFGRMEVLQAPAACPLEDVLRLTAEFAPLYAGEGALRHRAVIEAAGLTVAPAHAGQPRAAALLWLADLVPDAGLVEAPARWEPLYLRTAAAERGTAVHG; encoded by the coding sequence GAGACGTCCACCGCGACCGGCAGCGTGGCGGTCGGCCGGGGCGAGCGGGTGCTTGCGGAAGTCACCCTCGGCGTCCAGGCGCGGCACTCGGAAGCCGTGCTGCCCGCCGTGGACTTCGCCCTGCGGTCGGCCGGGTTGACGCCGCGGGATCTGGCCGGCGTCGTCGTGGGCGGCGGACCGGGGTCGTTCACCGGCGTGCGACTGGCGGCTGCCCTGGCGAAGGGACTCGTCCGGGCGCTGGGTGTGCCGCTCTACGCGTATTCGGGGCTGGCGGCGCTGGCGGCGTCCGTGGGCGCAGGGGAGCGCCCGGTGTGCGCGGTGTTCGACGCTCGTCGCGGCGAGGTCTACGCCGCGTGCTACCGGTTCCCGGAGTTCGGGCGGATGGAGGTCCTCCAGGCGCCGGCGGCGTGCCCGTTGGAGGACGTGCTGCGGCTGACGGCGGAGTTCGCGCCGCTCTACGCGGGCGAGGGTGCGCTGCGCCACCGGGCGGTGATCGAGGCGGCGGGCCTGACCGTCGCGCCGGCGCATGCAGGCCAGCCCCGGGCGGCGGCGCTGCTGTGGCTCGCCGACCTGGTCCCGGATGCGGGTCTGGTCGAGGCGCCGGCGCGTTGGGAGCCGCTCTATCTGCGGACGGCGGCCGCGGAGCGAGGGACGGCGGTGCATGGCTGA